A single window of Dermacentor albipictus isolate Rhodes 1998 colony chromosome 1, USDA_Dalb.pri_finalv2, whole genome shotgun sequence DNA harbors:
- the LOC135900330 gene encoding uncharacterized protein, protein MAEPWVALSEDDYPCPVLPPARAASSVRNAYFVHELQGPGREKHGEGRLVEEEEGAGGEAVAGLHHSMVTGSLSLVVVLFPLVLPLVVYLAATNPFVEAREGRLVEGILDLDDDVVPLIRDPAHEGRHLRTLEGDFEEELSWMSGKTPDSPPFWAKPSDMPPPPVHKEMRELPEVAWPVDWKAGNTTLGPRPLEEDEELPMKHNLPFKKMNRDGRTPVGDYLAPQTVGPAPFEGLPELLEFTRRSKRRGAKTPSTLIPIMREPHEE, encoded by the exons ATGGCTGAGCCCTGGGTCGCGCTGTCCGAGGACGATTACCCGTGTCCCGTACTCCCTCCGGCCAGGGCGGCGAGCTCCGTGCGCAACGCATACTTCGTCCACGAGCTGCAAGGTCCGGGCAGGGAGAAGCATGGAGAGGGTAGGCTGGTCGAGGAGGAGGAAGGGGCGGGCGGGGAAGCGGTGGCCGGCCTGCACCACTCCATGGTCACCGGTTCGTTGTCCTTGGTCGTGGTGCTTTTTCCGCTGGTGCTTCCCCTGGTCGTCTACCTGGCCGCCACCAACCCGTTCGTCGAAGCCCGCGAAGGACGGCTCGTCGAGGGAATCCTCGACTTGGACGACGACGTCGTGCCTCTAATCCGGGACCCTGCACACGAG GGCCGCCACCTCAGGACGCTGGAAGGCGACTTCGAAGAAGAGCTCAGCTGGATGTCGGGCAAGACGCCGGACTCACCGCCGTTCTGGGCGAAGCCAAGCGACATGCCACCGCCGCCGGTGCACAAGGAGATGCGCGAGCTGCCGGAGGTAGCCTGGCCCGTGGACTGGAAGGCCGGGAACACCACTCTGGGGCCGAGACCGCTTGAAGAGGACGAAGAATTGCCCATGAAGCACAACCTGCCCTTCAAAAAGATGAATCGGGACGGACGAACCCCGGTCGGTGACTACCTGGCTCCCCAGACAGTCGGGCCCGCCCCGTTCGAAGGGCTTCCAGAACTGCTCGAGTTCACCAGGAGAAGCAAGCGCCGCGGCGCCAAAACTCCGTCCACGCTCATCCCTATCATGCGGGAACCGCACGAAGAGTGA